The Solanum pennellii chromosome 11, SPENNV200 genome contains a region encoding:
- the LOC107004145 gene encoding hyoscyamine 6-dioxygenase-like, translating into MASLVSSWSSEVKSIPEKYVVPLEKRVNADVPIGKHIPIIDLSQSSTHCIQQIIKASADFGLFQVINHGVSETLMVDALSVCKEFFNLPIEDKAKFVERDEGLSDFEPSIDQRPKLYIEKEYTPNKDGSNTNNVKDTVFWKDTFGHGCHPLTQDVINSWPEKPQKYREVIGEYALELRKLSLRILDLMCEGLGLEVGYLSQEHSQTQLMVTHHYPQCPDPNSTIGIGEHCDGALINLVQQELSGLHVRDKDGKWFGVEPIPGALVVINGLILKVVTNGKLSAGVHRVVTNSTSDRTSLGSLISPIECTIEPAKTLINEKNPPLFKSFSYTEYLGYYFSDTTEIEAALNPYKL; encoded by the exons atggcATCACTAGTTTCAAGTTGGTCTTCAGAAGTgaaatcaattccagaaaaataTGTTGTTCCATTAGAAAAAAGAGTAAATGCAGATGTACCAATTGGTAAACATATTCCAATTATTGATTTATCACAATCTTCAACTCATTGTATTCAACAAATCATCAAAGCTTCTGCTGACTTTGGTCTCTTTCAG GTGATCAATCATGGAGTGTCAGAAACCCTAATGGTTGATGCATTATCTGTGTGCAAAGAGTTCTTTAACTTGCCAATTGAGGACAAAGCAAAATTTGTTGAGAGAGATGAGGGCTTAAGTGATTTTGAACCATCAATTGACCAAAGGCCAAAGCTTTACATTGAAAAAGAATACACACCAAACAAGGATGGTTCAAACACTAATAATGTCAAGGACACTGTCTTTTGGAAAGACACTTTTGGACATGGTTGTCATCCTCTCACTCAAGATGTCATCAATTCTTGGCCTGAAAAACCACAAAAATATAG AGAAGTGATTGGTGAATATGCATTGGAACTAAGAAAATTGAGCTTAAGGATTTTGGACTTGATGTGTGAAGGACTTGGGCTTGAAGTTGGATATTTGAGCCAAGAACATAGCCAAACTCAACTCATGGTGACCCATCACTACCCACAATGCCCTGACCCAAACTCAACAATAGGTATAGGTGAACATTGTGATGGTGCACTTATCAATTTGGTCCAACAAGAACTAAGTGGATTGCATGTGAGAGACAAAGATGGCAAATGGTTTGGTGTTGAACCAATTCCTGGTGCACTTGTTGTCATCAATGGTTTGATCTTAAAG GTTGTCACCAATGGAAAGCTATCAGCTGGAGTGCATAGAGTTGTGACAAATTCAACATCTGATAGAACATCATTGGGCAGCTTAATAAGTCCAATTGAGTGCACAATTGAACCTGCAAAAACACTTATAAATGAGAAAAATCCACCTTTGTTCAAATCATTTTCATACACAGAATATTTGGGATATTATTTTAGTGACACAACTGAAATTGAAGCAGCATTGAACCCATATAAGCTCTAA
- the LOC107004794 gene encoding elongation factor 1-beta 2, whose product MAVTFSNLHTEAGLKSVNDHLSGKTYISGDQLTKDDIKVYGAILEQPSSDLYPNASKWYQAVSAKLASSFPGKAVGVRFGSQAAPAGAAPAKEAAKPAADDDDDDDIDLFGEETEEEKAAAESREAAKASAKKKESGKSSVLMDVKPWDDETDMKKLEEAVRSVQMDGLLWGASKLVPVGYGIKKMQIMLTIVDDLVSVDTLIEERLTEEPINEYVQSCDIVAFNKI is encoded by the exons ATGGCTGTAACTTTCTCAAATCTTCACACTGAAGCTGGTCTTAAGTCTGTTAATGACCATCTTTCTGGAAAAACTTATATTTCtgg agaTCAGCTGACTAAGGATGATATTAAGGTATATGGGGCAATTTTGGAACAACCCAGTTCAGATCTTTACCCCAATGCTAGCAAATGGTACCAAGCTGTTTCTGCAAAACTTGCCTCAAG TTTTCCTGGGAAAGCTGTTGGTGTGAGATTCGGAAGCCAAGCTGCTCCTGCTGGAGCTGCACCCGCTAAGGAAGCTGCCAAG CCTGCCgctgatgacgacgacgatgatgatatTGATCTCTTTGGAGAAGAGACAGAGGAGGAAAAGGCTGCAGCAGAATCAAGGGAGGCTGCTAAGGCATCCGCcaagaagaaagaga GTGGAAAGTCCTCCGTTCTTATGGACGTTAAGCCTTGGGACGATGAAACCGATATGAAGAAACTGGAGGAGGCTGTTCGCAGTGTTCAGATGGACGGGCTTCTCTGGGGAGCAT CCAAATTGGTCCCAGTTGGATACGGGATTAAGAAAATGCAGATCATGCTTACCATCGTGGATGACCTCGTCTCTGTGGATACCCTCATTGAGGAACGTCTAACAGAGGAACCTATCAACGAATACGTCCAGAGCTGTGATATTGTTGCCTTCAACAAAATTTAA